The DNA window AATATAAGTCTTTGCATTCAAATACAAGCGGGATAGTAATGACCAGGCAGCAGCTTTGTTTGCATGTCCATAACTGGCATTATAACCTACAGTAGGATCTTGCATATCAGAAACGCATTCAGTAAGTTCTTTTTCAACATAAGTAAACAAGTCATTTGCCATAATTTGCTGAGGCAATGTTGTACCAACAGTACTTGTTTCTGTTACGAAAGGAACGTTTCTAAACATATCAAGAAGGTAATAATATGCAAGTGCACGCATAAAACGGGCTTCTGCACGATATGTTTTCACTTGAGTCTTAACTGTTTCGTCAGCACCACGAGAAGCTAACTTTTCATCAGTTGTTTCACGAAGGAAAGCATTTGCCAGATTTACCTGATAATAAAGACGATAATAAAGACCTTTGATAAAGACATTGGATGAACTCCATGAATTATTATTAAAATCAGGAATACCAACATCATTCCAGCAGCAATGAGCCTCATCTGTAGTAAGTTCCTGTAAATTCCAAAGTCCTCGTAAGAAAGAAGCCTGGCTACCACCATCAACTCCGGCAACGTCTGAATCTCCATCTCCACCGGCATTACCACTCATAGCAAGTCCTGCATAAATTTTTGCCAGACTTTGCTGATATGCAACAATTGTATTACTGAATACAAGCTCCGATACCACATCTTGCGGGTCCAAAGGCACCGTGTTCAAGTCATTAGTACAAGATGTGGTTCCCATTATCATACTAATGAATAATGCGGAGGCCAAAGATTTATATTTTAATGTTTTCATATATATTACAGATTAAAAGTTAAGACTCAAGCCAACCATATATACACGTGGGTGAGGATAAATGTTATTATCAATACCATCATTATTGAATTCAGGGTCAATTCCTTTATATTTAGTTATAACGAAAGGATTTTGAACTGTACAATAAATACGTGCTGTCTGATTGCTATTAAACAATTTATTAAATGTATATCCTAAAGAGATATTATCCATTCTCACGAAAGATGCATTTTGAATATAGTAGCTTGACTGATAACGTGGATCTACAAAATTAGTAGTTAATGCACTATTCATTCGATTCTTTAAGAAACCAGATGGGTCAAATGCTGTTGATGATGATTCACGGTTAGACTGCACATTATTATATGCATAATTACCTAAATTAGCACGTAATGCAAATTGAAAATCCCAGTTTTTATATGATAATTGTGAAGATAATCCCATAAATACATCTGGAGCAGCTTTCTTATAGCGAATTAAGTCTTTCTCATTGATTTGTCCATCACCGTTCTGATCAACATATGCACCTTCTACCGGAGAACCATCCTGTTTGTACACTTGTTCATAAACATAGAATGAATTATATGAATGATTTACACTATGAATCATTATTTTATTACCTGTACCACCATCAATTCCTCCATGAACAACACCAACATAGTTAGGATCATCATTGATAGTCAACTTAGTAATTTTATTCTTATTATATGATACATTGTATCCAACAGTCCAATTCCAATCTTTAGTAGTAACAGGATGAGCGTTAACGGTAAATTCAACACCCTTATTTTCCAATTCACCCATATTAGTAAGTAATTCATTACTAAAGTTAGTACCTGCTGCAATAGAAACTGTATTCAACAAATCTTTTGTCTTTCTGTAATATAGATCAAGAGATCCAGTGATTTTGTTATGAAGTAATCCGTAATCAAGACCAACATTATAAGTTGTAGTTTCTTCCCATTTCAAATTTGAATCATAAGCTTCTGGACGAATTAAACCAACCATGGTATCTCCAAAATAGTAGTTCGCTCCGGCTTTACTATAAGTATATCTGGCCATGTATGGATAATCACCTTGTCCAAGGTTTTGCTGACCTGTTATACCGTAACCTAAACGAAGTTTCAAATCAGAGATTACTTTAGAATCCTTTAAGAATGCTTCTTCATTAATTTTCCATGCAAAAGCCGCAGATGGGAACAATCCCCAACGATTATCTGGATTAAAACGAGAAGAACCATCATCTCTCAAAGTAAATGTTAGTAAATAACGATTTAACAATGAATAATTTAAACGACCAAAGAAAGATACCAAATAACTCTCAGAAGAATAATCATCGCCATCTTTATAAGTTGCTACACCTACAGATTTTGCCTTAGCTTCTGAATATGGATATTCATTATATGATGTATTATAAAAATGTTGCCAGGAATATCCAGCCATTGCATCAACACTATGAATTCCTATTTCTTTTTTATAGTTCAAATAGAAATCAAGTAAAGTATTACGTTTTAGCTGATAATAATGTTTATTATCTCCCCAACCTGACTTATAGTTTCCTTGAACATAACTCATTGGAGAATTATCGTCTATAATTACATCACCTTCACCCTTGGATACATCGTAACCTACATTAAGATTCGCACGTAAATCAGGTAAAAAATGCATTTTATAATCAAATTGAGCATTACCAATACTTCTGTATACAGTAGATTCATCATGTTTTTGATTAAGTATTGCAACTGGATTAGCTAAACCGATGTCAATAGGTTTACCATCAGAAGCTTTCAATGACATATAATATCCATTACCATAAGGAGTATCAGCATAAACAGGTTGAGTTGGATCAAACTGTGTTGCAGAACCAATAGCTCCTTGATCGGCAAATCTATTGGTATTATATATACCTTTTACATTCAACTGAATATTAAGTTTCTTATCAAAAAAGCTTGGGCTCAAACTGATAGCACCAGTAGCACGTTCCATATTTGATGTTTTCAAGATACCATTTTCGTTGGTATAAGAAGCAGAAACACGGTAAGGCATATTAGGTACAGAACCTGAGACACTTACGTTATGGTCTGTACTTAAAGCTGTTCTGAATATTTCTTTCTGCCAGTCTGTAGAAGCAGTACCAAGAGCTTTAGCCTGATCACTGGTAGCACCAAAAGTACTTGTTATATAGGTAGTAAATGTGGCTGCATCCATCATGTCTACAGTCTTTGTTTTAGTACTTACTGAGAAATTACCATCATAAGTTACTTTAACTTTTCCGGCTTTACCCTTCTTTGTTGTAATAATAATTACACCGTTAGATGCTCTAGATCCATAAATAGCTGTAGATGACGCATCTTTTAAAATAGTGAAACTTTCAATATCATTAGGATGAATTGTAGACAATGGATTTGACATACCACTAATGCTGTTATTATCAACAGGTACACCATCAATAACAATTAACGGATCATTACTTGCAGACATAGAAGATCCACCACGGATACGAATAGTTGCACCAGCACCTGGAGCGCCACCATCTGTAATAACGCTTACACCAGCAGCTTTACCAACCAACAAGTCTGAAGCAGAAGTTGCCATACCTCTAGTTAATTTAGTAGCATCAATTGCTGATACAGATCCGGTAAGATCATTCTTCTTTACCGTACCATAACCAATAACAACTGTACCTTCAAGCATTACGGCATCTTCCTGCATAACAACTGCCATAGTTTTAGATGCTTTTACATCCATAGTTTTATAACCGATAAAAGAAAAAGTCAGGACTGAATTCTGAGGAGCTTGTAGACGGAATGCTCCATCAAAATCGGTAATCGTTCCAGTTGTTGTGCCCTTAACAGCAACATTTGCACCGATAATAGGCTCACCCTTTGCATCCTTTACAACTCCCGTAATAGTGATTTGCTGTGCAAAGACGCCCACCGAGAAGAACAATCCCATCAATAATGGAAGGATTGCCTTTACGAGTTTAAGATTAACTTGCTTCATGCATTTAAAAATTAAAGTTAACAATATTATAAATAATTAATTCTCTGAAAAAATGGAATGAACCATAAGATTTCATTTCAACTACTCAACAAAAATAGAGTTTATTAACTATTATTTATATCAATAGTGTATTGATTTTGTTACTTTTGTCATGCAATCGTTTGCACCTCAATTACACTTCTAATAAATAACTCTTAAAAATAATCTGATACATTTTTTATATTTTTGTTGAGGGAACATTTGTAAACACAACCTTGGGTTGAACCTTAGAACTAAATATATGAATTACAAGCCACAAATAACGATTAAAGATATAGCCAGGGCATTAAATGTCTCTCCCTCAACCGTTTCAAGAGCGCTTAAAAATAATCCCGATATTAGTCAAGAGACCAGGAATACTATTAATAAGTACGCGCGCGAACATAATTATAAGCCAAATGAATTGGCAATGAATTTACGCACAAGCCGATCGAATACAATTGGGGTTATTATTCCACAATTTGTTCATCATTTTTTCTCATGTGTTCTTGATGGAATTGAAGAAGTGGCTTCTAAAGCCGGATACAATATCATTATCGCACAATCAAACGAAGAGTATACCCGGGAAGTTAAAATTGTTCACACCTTTTTAGCCGCTCGGGTTTGCGGAGTTATCACTTCATTGGCAAAAGACACATCACATTACGAACATTATCAGGAATTGCTCGACAATAATATTCCAATAGTGTTTTACGACCGGATTTGTACCGGAATTAATACAGAACGTGTTGTTGTAGACGATTATGCAGGAGCTTTTGCTGCAGTTGAATATATGATTCAGACTGGATGCAAGCGTATTTTATTCTATAGCGCCCCTCTTCACCTGGAAATTTCAAAAAACAGAAAAAATGGATATTTAGACGCTATGAAAAGATATAAGGTTCCGGTTGATGATAGCATGATTAAAATATGCGATACACGAGAACAAGCCATCGCTATTACTCCTGCTATTTTAGAATCATCAAACAGGCCAGATGGTTTCTTTGCTATTAATGATGAAACTGCTTCGGGAATTTTGTATTCATGCAAATTGGCAAATCTTAAAATTCCAGAGGATATTTCTATTTGTGGTTTCTCTGACGGAATTATAGCTCAGACTACCGATCCTAAACTTACTACTGTAGAGCAACATGGAAAAGAAGTTGGTGAAAGTGCAATCAATTTATTAATTGACAGGCTTGAAAATAAAAACCCGGAAGAAAAGAGAAGTGGCAACAGAATTGTTAAGACTAATCTGGTAGTTAGGGGAACTACCAAATAAAATGGAATTTATAATATATTAAATATCAGATAATTAAAACAAAGCAGGTGGCAGAGGTGGCAGTAAAAAGTTATATTTTTCGGTTTATAAAATTAAATTTTGAAAATTCCGCAAATTGCAGAATTTTCAAAATTTAATTTCCAGAAGGGAAAAAAGTATTATTTTACTGCCACCTCTGCCACCTGATAAAATTTATATAATTAATAATCAGCTAATTGCAAAATTCAAGGGTTCAATAATCAGCAAAAAGTGGTGTACATGGTGTACTAAAAAAGAGTTTTTTCGGATTCCAGAAAATTATTTTTGAAAATTCTGCAATCTGCGGAATTTTCAAAAATATATTTCTCAGAACGGAAAAAGGGCAATTTATCTACACCATGTACACCACCGCAGAACATTTATTACTGATAATCAAAACTATAGATAACAGTAAGAATAAATTCAGTTGGTTAATCGGTCAACTGATTATAGGCTTAGGAGCAGTAGTAGTCAACTGGAATCAGTTTAATAAAGTTATAGGGGGAAATTAATGATTAACCGGAATAAGTTTAGCTAATTATTGGCGAGTAAGCTGACCGATCATGTACAAGATTGGACTCAAACATGTACATGATTGGGGCTAAACATGTACATGTTTGAAACGGGATGACCTGATAAAAAGAGTAATTAGTATAATAAGACATAATAAACAATACTCATATAAAATCTAATAAAGAAGAATAATACAATGAAAACAAAACCAGACCTGAGTTTTTGGAAACTATGGAACATTAGTTTCGGTTTCTTTGGCGTACAAATTGCATACGCACTTCAAAGTGCAAATATTAGTAGAATATTCGCCACATTAGGTGCCGATCCTCATAACCTTAGTTACTTTTGGATACTTCCTCCTTTAGCAGGAATTATTGTACAACCGTTGATTGGATCTGCCAGTGATAAAACATGGACACGTTTCGGGCGCAGAATTCCTTATCTTTTTGTTGGTTCACTGTTTGCAGTGATAGTAATGTGTCTTCTTCCAAATGCCGGCAGTTTTACGAAAATATTAAATGCTATGATTTTTGGTGTGGTAGCTCTCATGTTTTTGGATACATCTATAAATATGGCTATGCAACCTTTTAAAATGTTGGTTGGTGATCTTGTAAATGAGAAACAAAAAGGATTGGCTTATTCCATCCAGAGTTTTCTTTGCAATGCAGGAAGCCTGGTTGGTTATCTTTTTCCTTTCATCTTTACATTTTTCGGAATCAGTAATATTGCAGAAAAAGGTATGGTTCCCGACTCTGTTATTTATTCGTTCTACATTGGCGCAGCCATACTTATTCTTTGTGTAATCTATACAACCGTTAAGGTAAAAGAGATGCCTCCGAAAGAATTCGAAGAATTTCATGGTATTACTGCTGCAGAGAAAAAGCAAAAAACTGATTTTATTTCTTTATTGGTACATGCCCCAAAAGTATTCTGGACAGTAGGTTTGGTTCAATTCTTTTCTTGGGCAGCTTTCATGTATATGTGGACCTATACTAATGGTGCTATTGCCGATAATGTATGGGGAACCACCAATACCTCATCTGCTCAATATCAGGAAGCCGGAAACTGGGTTGGAGTGTTGTTTGCAATTCAAGCCATAGGTTCTCTCTGCTGGGCCGTTTTGCTTCCAATGTTTAAATCACGAAAATTTGCATATTCATTAAGTCTGTTTCTTGGAGGATTGGGCTTTATCTCTACTTTCTTTGTTCACGATCAGTATTCATTGTTTGCATCTTACTTTGTAATTGGTTTTGCATGGGCAGCAATGCTGGCAATGCCTTTTACTATATTAACAAACTCTGTTTCAGGAAAAAATATGGGAGCTTATCTTGGTTTATTCAACGGAACAATCTGTTTGCCTCAGATTTGCGCAGCATTAATTGGCGGAGGTCTACTTCACTTGGTGGGTGGCAAACAGGTAAGTATGCTGGTTCTTGCAGGAATATTTCTTATTGTAGGAGCTATATGTGTTTTTCTTATCAAAGAAACATTGGCACAGCATGAAAATAATTAATTCGGAAAATTAGTTTTTAGCAGTTTTTATAATATTATTTTTATTATCTTGCAGCAAGTTTTCAGCAAATTAGCTTACAAGATAAAATGCACGGAGAACTTTATATCAGGTACTACTAAGGTACATATAAAGTTCTCCGTAGTATTTTTCTTTAGGGAACAACTATAAATAAGATAATACACACATCACTATTGTGAGCAAGAATTAAAAATACCATGAAAAGATTCCTAAAAACAGACGGATGGAATATTATTGAAGAAGAATTTCACATTAAAAACCAAAGAGCTTCCGAAAGCATCTTCAGTATTGGCAACGGAAGAATTGGTCAGCGAGGAAACTTCGAAGAGACTTATACAGGCGACACACTTCAAGGATCGTATATTGCAGGTATTTATTTCCAGGACCGTACGCGTGTTGGATGGTGGAAAAATGGATATCCACGTTATTTTTCGCGTATGCCTAATGCTCCCTATTGGAGTGGCATTAACCTCAGACTTATAGACGAGGAACTCAATCTTGAAGTATGGGATATAAATGAGTTTGAGCGTAAGCTTTTAATGAAAGAAGGTGTTTCGGAAAGAACTTTCACCGTAACGTCTCCTAAAGGATATACTTTAAAAATCCATGTGGAGCGTTTTTATAGTATGGCTAAATTAAATCTCTGTCTGATAAAATACAGTGTTACTTCTGTAAATTATGAAGGTAAGATATCACTTCTCCCATTTATCAATGGAGATGTAGTTCATGAAAGTTCTAATTTCAATGAAAAAATGTGGAATATCATCCTGGCAAAAACTACTCACGACTATGCTTTACTGTGGGCGCAGACTAAACGTGAAGACTCTCAGGCTTGCTGTGCCACAACTTATCAGCTATTCAAAAACAATAAAGAAATAACTAACAGACCGATTAGAATTGAAAAAGAGAAATTAGTAGGATTTAGTGTTGGCTCTGATATAAAACCAGGTGAAACTTTATCATTAATAAAATATACGTCTATTGTTTCTTCACTCTATTGTGATAGAAAAAAACTTGTGGAGGAATCAATTAACGAAGCTCAAAAAGCAAAAAGCATAGGATGGGCAACGCTCTTAGATGAACAAAAGAAAGAATGGAGTAAAATATGGGATATCATTGATGTAAAAATTGAAGGAGACGATGAAGTACAACAAGCCATTCGTTTCAATCTATTTCAAATCCACCAAAACTACAAAGGGGATAACCCAAGCTTAAATATTGGATCTAAAGGATTTACGGGAGAAAAATACGGAGGAAACACTCAATGGAATACAGAATTATGCTGTATTCCTTATTACTTGTTAGCCGGATTTGAAAATCTGGCAATCAATCTTTTGCTTTACAGATACAACCATTTACCCAAAGCTATAGAAAATGCTGAAAAGTTAGGATTTACAAACGGTGCAGCACTTTATCCGATGGTTACCATGGATGGAGTTGAATGTCACAATGAATGGGAAATTACTTTTGAAGAAATTCATCGTAATGGTATCATTGCATACACCATTGATTTATACACCAACTATACCGGAAAAACAGATTACGTTGCTAAGTATGGTCTTGAAGTTCTTATTGGAATATCCCGATTCTGGAGTCAAAGGGTAAGCTTCTCTACTCCTAAACAGAAATACGTGATATTAGGAGTTACAGGTCCGAATGAATATGAAAACAATGTAGATAATAACTGGTATACCAACTACAGTTGCATACAAAATCTGAAATCAACTCTCTATTATCTGGAGTTAGTAAAAGAGAAATATCCGGATGATTATCAACGAGTTCTAAATAAAACCGGCTTTCAGCTGGAAGAAACTGAAAGGTGGCAAGATATAATTGAGAACATGTACTTCCCTGAAGACAAAGAAAGAGGGATATTGGTGCAACAAGATGGATATATGGACAAAGAGCTTAAGCTTGTTTCGGAAATTAATCCATCCGAACGCCCCATTAGTCAGCACTGGTCATGGGACAGAATTTTGCGTTCTTGTTTTATTAAACAAAGCGATGTTCTTCTTGGAATTTACCTCTACCGTAATTATTTCGATAAGGAAGCTATTAAGAAGAATTTCCTCTTTTACGAACCACGAACGCTTCACGAATCATCGCTATCTTATTTTGTACATGCTATACTGGCTGCACGTATAGGAGACGTTGATAATGCTTATGATTTATTCTTAAAAGCTACACGTCTGGACCTTGATGATTACAATAATGATTTAAAAGATGGACTTCACATCACTAGCATGCCTGGCAGTTGGCTGGCTTTGGTAGAAGGATTTGCCGGTATGAAGTTAAACAGAGGAAAGGCATCTTTTGAACCGCTTATTCCCCCAAAATGGCAATCATATCAATTTAAAGTTAAATTCAACGGATACTTTTTAGATATAAAAGTCAGCCATAAAGAAATGAGTGTAAACAATCTTGCAGACACAGATGTATGCATTCAGGTTTATGATAAAAACTATTCCATTAAGCCAAAATCTGAATTAATAATCGCAATAAACTGTTGATAAAAGAAAAAAAAGGGACATTTAAAAGAACGTGCTTAACAAATAATCTTTGTGAATTGTTTTTTGTTGTATATTTGCGTCCAATATGAAAAGGATATTATTAATATACATACTCTTGATGACTCTATGTCAGGCATACGTTCATGCCCAGATGGATGAGTCCCGCATGGTTCCTCGTAAAACTAACGAGGAACAAAATGATAGTTCACAAGTAAATACGGCATCAATTGACCCAAAACTTTTTATGTGGAATATTGATGAACGGTTAGGCTATAGAAAAATGATTCCTGCTGACACGATTTACCACAACTTCCAGAATGAAAACCTTGTAGAAGGAATGACCGGACACAACAATTATCTGGGCAATCTTGGTTCGCCATCAATGTCCAGAATCTTTTTTGATCGTCCGGTAGAGAGTTCGCAGTATTTGTTTATTGATCCTTATTCAAGTTTTTTTGTTACCCCACAGAATTTTAAATTTGCTAACTCACGTTTACCATATACCAATCTTACATATTTCAAATCTGGTTCAAAAATAGATGGCGAAGAACGTTTCAAGAGTTATTTTTCTGTAAATATAAACAAACGTTTAGCTTTTGGATTTAACATTGACTATCAATATGGCCGTGGATTCTATACAGACCAGTCGACCTCTCATTTTAACGGAGCTCTTTTTGGTAGTTATATTGGAGATCAATATCAGGCACATCTTTTATACAACAACTTCAGTATAAAAATGATGGAAAACGGTGGTATAGCAGATGATCGCTATATTACAAATCCGCTAGCCATGAGTGAAGGTAAAAAGCAATATGAACCTGCCAATATTCCGGTTAATTTCACTGATACATGGAATAAGAACCATAATTCTTATGTATTTTTGACTCACCGCTATAATTTGGGATTTAAAAGAGAAAAGATTAAAGATGTAAAGGAATTAGATAAAATAAAAGAAGAGAAAAAAGGAAACGGTAAAAAAGCTGAGAATGGTGAAGCCAAAGAACAGAAAGAAGAAAAGGTAATAGAATTTGTTCCGGTTACAAGCTTTATTCATACTATGAAATATGAAAGAGCTCACAAAAGATTTATTGCATACTCAGAAGATAAAGATTATTACGAAAATACATATTTAAACGGAAGTAATCTTTCATCCAGAGATTCTACCAGTTATACATCGATTAAAAACACATTTGGAATAGCACTTCTGGAAGGATTTAATAAATATGCTCAGGCCGGATTAACCGGATTTATATCTCACGAACTTCGCCAGTATAACTTAATGAATGCTGATTCCATAACTACAGATAAATTTACTGAAAATGAAGTTTATGTAGGAGGTGAATTATCGAGAAAAGAAGGTAAGCTGATCAATTATACAGCTATTGGAGAAGTGGGAATGCTTAAGGAAAGTATCGGTCAATTTCGTTTAAAAGGAGATCTTCGCCTTAATTTCCGTTTACTGAAAGATACTGTTGCACTTGTTGCCCGCGGAAATATCAGCAATACATTGCCATCTTTTTATATGCGTCATTATCACTCAAACCATTTCTGGTGGGATAATAAGGATTTCTCTAAAGAATTCAAAACACACGTAGAAGGAGAATTATCTTTCAAGAGATTAGGAACCAATATTAATATTGGCGTAGAAAACATTAAGAATTACACATACTTCAACAGTAAAGCAACACCTGTACAGGCAAGTGAAAATTTGCAGATATTAAGTGCATGTCTGAAACAAAATTTCCAGGCTGGTATTCTCCATTTAGATAATGAAGTTACTTATCAAAAGTCATCGAACAATAGCATTTTGCCACTTCCTGATCTTTCTCTTTACCACAACTTGTATCTGGAAACAAAGCTGGCAAAGAAAGTCCTTAGCTTGCAATTGGGAGCTGATGTTCGTTACTTCAGCAAATACTATGCACCGGATTATACTCCTGCTATTGGGGCATTCAATTTACAAGATGAAACAAATACCGATAAGTATACTAAGATTGGTGGTTATCCTATCGTAAACCTATATGCTAATTTGCATCTGAAACGTACGCGGTTCTTTGTAATGTTCTACCATGTTAATCAGAGTTCCGGCGGATCTGATTCTTTCTATGTACCTCATTACCCAATCAACCCTCGCCTATTTAAAATAGGCGTTTCCTGGAACTTCTACGATTAATAACATGAAGTTAAAAGGTAAATATATTAAGTATTTGATTCCTGGAATAGTATTGATTATTCTCGCCATTTTCTTTACCCGGGAAGAATCAGAAACAGGGAAACCACGAGAGTATGCCGAAATTAAGAAATCCAAAATTCTTCGGGTGGTTACAGAATATAATTCTTTGAGTTATTATGTAGACGGAGATACAATCTCAGGATTTCAATACGAACTTATAAATGCTTTTGCTAAGGATAAAGGATTGCGTCTGGAAATAACTCCTGAGATGAGTTTTGACAAACGGTTAAAAGGGCTTTCCAATGGCAAATTTGATATTATTGCTTACAATATTCCGGTTACCAGCGAACTTAAAGATTCTATTCTGCTAACCACTCCTATTGTTCTAAATAAACAAGTTTTAGTTCAAAGAAAGGCTGGAAAAGGTAATCCTGCATTTATTAAAAGTCAGCTAGACCTGGCACATAAAATTCTGCATGTAGAAAAGGGCTCCCCTTCTATCCTTCGCATCAAAAACCTAAGCAATGAAATAGGTGAAGCTATTTATATTAAAGAAGTGGAGAAATATGGTTCAGAACAGCTTATGGCTTTGGTAGCGCACGGAAATATTAGTTATGCAGTATGCGATCAAAGCATAGCTTTAGCATCAATCGATTCATTTCCGCAACTAGACATTCATACTGATATAAGTTTTACTCAGTTCTATTCATGGGGAGTAAGTAAACACTCTCCTGTATTGCTAGATACTCTTAACTCTTGGCTTAAATCGTTTACCAAGAGTGAAGAATACAAGCGTATATATAAGAAATATTATAAAGGTTGATTAAGTTCCAAATCTTTCTCTACCTGCTTCTGAGTTGCACTAAAGTACTGAAACATCATTGATACTGTTGGAAGCAACTGTGCCAGATAAGAAACAAAGTAACCTATCACA is part of the uncultured Bacteroides sp. genome and encodes:
- a CDS encoding TonB-dependent receptor; the encoded protein is MKQVNLKLVKAILPLLMGLFFSVGVFAQQITITGVVKDAKGEPIIGANVAVKGTTTGTITDFDGAFRLQAPQNSVLTFSFIGYKTMDVKASKTMAVVMQEDAVMLEGTVVIGYGTVKKNDLTGSVSAIDATKLTRGMATSASDLLVGKAAGVSVITDGGAPGAGATIRIRGGSSMSASNDPLIVIDGVPVDNNSISGMSNPLSTIHPNDIESFTILKDASSTAIYGSRASNGVIIITTKKGKAGKVKVTYDGNFSVSTKTKTVDMMDAATFTTYITSTFGATSDQAKALGTASTDWQKEIFRTALSTDHNVSVSGSVPNMPYRVSASYTNENGILKTSNMERATGAISLSPSFFDKKLNIQLNVKGIYNTNRFADQGAIGSATQFDPTQPVYADTPYGNGYYMSLKASDGKPIDIGLANPVAILNQKHDESTVYRSIGNAQFDYKMHFLPDLRANLNVGYDVSKGEGDVIIDDNSPMSYVQGNYKSGWGDNKHYYQLKRNTLLDFYLNYKKEIGIHSVDAMAGYSWQHFYNTSYNEYPYSEAKAKSVGVATYKDGDDYSSESYLVSFFGRLNYSLLNRYLLTFTLRDDGSSRFNPDNRWGLFPSAAFAWKINEEAFLKDSKVISDLKLRLGYGITGQQNLGQGDYPYMARYTYSKAGANYYFGDTMVGLIRPEAYDSNLKWEETTTYNVGLDYGLLHNKITGSLDLYYRKTKDLLNTVSIAAGTNFSNELLTNMGELENKGVEFTVNAHPVTTKDWNWTVGYNVSYNKNKITKLTINDDPNYVGVVHGGIDGGTGNKIMIHSVNHSYNSFYVYEQVYKQDGSPVEGAYVDQNGDGQINEKDLIRYKKAAPDVFMGLSSQLSYKNWDFQFALRANLGNYAYNNVQSNRESSSTAFDPSGFLKNRMNSALTTNFVDPRYQSSYYIQNASFVRMDNISLGYTFNKLFNSNQTARIYCTVQNPFVITKYKGIDPEFNNDGIDNNIYPHPRVYMVGLSLNF
- a CDS encoding LacI family DNA-binding transcriptional regulator, with protein sequence MNYKPQITIKDIARALNVSPSTVSRALKNNPDISQETRNTINKYAREHNYKPNELAMNLRTSRSNTIGVIIPQFVHHFFSCVLDGIEEVASKAGYNIIIAQSNEEYTREVKIVHTFLAARVCGVITSLAKDTSHYEHYQELLDNNIPIVFYDRICTGINTERVVVDDYAGAFAAVEYMIQTGCKRILFYSAPLHLEISKNRKNGYLDAMKRYKVPVDDSMIKICDTREQAIAITPAILESSNRPDGFFAINDETASGILYSCKLANLKIPEDISICGFSDGIIAQTTDPKLTTVEQHGKEVGESAINLLIDRLENKNPEEKRSGNRIVKTNLVVRGTTK
- a CDS encoding SLC45 family MFS transporter; the encoded protein is MKTKPDLSFWKLWNISFGFFGVQIAYALQSANISRIFATLGADPHNLSYFWILPPLAGIIVQPLIGSASDKTWTRFGRRIPYLFVGSLFAVIVMCLLPNAGSFTKILNAMIFGVVALMFLDTSINMAMQPFKMLVGDLVNEKQKGLAYSIQSFLCNAGSLVGYLFPFIFTFFGISNIAEKGMVPDSVIYSFYIGAAILILCVIYTTVKVKEMPPKEFEEFHGITAAEKKQKTDFISLLVHAPKVFWTVGLVQFFSWAAFMYMWTYTNGAIADNVWGTTNTSSAQYQEAGNWVGVLFAIQAIGSLCWAVLLPMFKSRKFAYSLSLFLGGLGFISTFFVHDQYSLFASYFVIGFAWAAMLAMPFTILTNSVSGKNMGAYLGLFNGTICLPQICAALIGGGLLHLVGGKQVSMLVLAGIFLIVGAICVFLIKETLAQHENN
- a CDS encoding family 65 glycosyl hydrolase domain-containing protein, which translates into the protein MKRFLKTDGWNIIEEEFHIKNQRASESIFSIGNGRIGQRGNFEETYTGDTLQGSYIAGIYFQDRTRVGWWKNGYPRYFSRMPNAPYWSGINLRLIDEELNLEVWDINEFERKLLMKEGVSERTFTVTSPKGYTLKIHVERFYSMAKLNLCLIKYSVTSVNYEGKISLLPFINGDVVHESSNFNEKMWNIILAKTTHDYALLWAQTKREDSQACCATTYQLFKNNKEITNRPIRIEKEKLVGFSVGSDIKPGETLSLIKYTSIVSSLYCDRKKLVEESINEAQKAKSIGWATLLDEQKKEWSKIWDIIDVKIEGDDEVQQAIRFNLFQIHQNYKGDNPSLNIGSKGFTGEKYGGNTQWNTELCCIPYYLLAGFENLAINLLLYRYNHLPKAIENAEKLGFTNGAALYPMVTMDGVECHNEWEITFEEIHRNGIIAYTIDLYTNYTGKTDYVAKYGLEVLIGISRFWSQRVSFSTPKQKYVILGVTGPNEYENNVDNNWYTNYSCIQNLKSTLYYLELVKEKYPDDYQRVLNKTGFQLEETERWQDIIENMYFPEDKERGILVQQDGYMDKELKLVSEINPSERPISQHWSWDRILRSCFIKQSDVLLGIYLYRNYFDKEAIKKNFLFYEPRTLHESSLSYFVHAILAARIGDVDNAYDLFLKATRLDLDDYNNDLKDGLHITSMPGSWLALVEGFAGMKLNRGKASFEPLIPPKWQSYQFKVKFNGYFLDIKVSHKEMSVNNLADTDVCIQVYDKNYSIKPKSELIIAINC